In Mycoplasmopsis fermentans PG18, one genomic interval encodes:
- a CDS encoding HEAT repeat domain-containing protein: protein MKPVENKKQWLSRGYVDQEDIAEFENKSKKELLELLQHEYAWVRSSAAYNLSPMDEESVDALLKRLEKEDKLYTKIAICETLETGNAFTANKMIEYLSKIGNNQIKELPKYISNKSSYPLPRDIIAKSLAKMHTSIFPLLLETLKQGTIEQKQEVIDAIGYICFNKKELATEKLLNELIDVYGQNIDNKIFVWKFLTLLSAFNFEASKEILNSYLNSKDTLSKEATHSLDILKEANI from the coding sequence ATGAAACCAGTAGAAAATAAAAAACAATGATTATCAAGAGGTTATGTTGATCAAGAAGATATTGCAGAATTTGAAAACAAAAGCAAAAAAGAATTACTAGAATTATTGCAACATGAATATGCATGAGTTAGATCTTCTGCGGCTTATAATTTATCTCCTATGGATGAAGAAAGTGTAGATGCATTATTAAAACGATTAGAAAAAGAAGACAAACTTTATACTAAAATCGCTATTTGTGAAACTTTAGAAACAGGTAATGCTTTTACAGCTAATAAAATGATTGAATATTTGAGCAAAATTGGTAATAACCAAATTAAAGAATTGCCTAAATATATTAGTAATAAAAGTTCTTATCCACTACCAAGAGACATTATTGCCAAATCTTTAGCTAAAATGCATACTTCAATTTTTCCTCTTTTACTTGAAACTCTTAAGCAAGGAACAATTGAACAAAAACAAGAAGTTATTGATGCAATTGGTTACATTTGTTTTAATAAAAAAGAATTAGCTACTGAAAAACTTTTAAATGAGCTAATTGATGTTTATGGTCAAAATATTGATAATAAAATTTTTGTTTGGAAATTTTTAACATTATTATCAGCTTTTAATTTTGAAGCAAGTAAAGAAATACTTAACTCATATTTAAATAGCAAAGATACTTTATCAAAAGAAGCAACTCACTCTTTAGATATATTAAAGGAAGCAAATATTTAG
- the dnaG gene encoding DNA primase has translation MSNNNHEIVDSIIASNDIVDVINSFVTLSKKGRSFVCICPFHQDTNPSMNVDPKKQIFKCFVCQVGGNVLTFLMKYKKWTFQESLEYLANRSNINVDLSSFQKSISRYNEEDLKIIEINNKANSLFKLELIKRKNKELKDFIHKRALTSEIIQAFDIGYSEEESFNSIFANELENIPDLLVKASLINSHNKSVAFKNRITFAIKDEQGEIVGFSARALDNDTKPKYINSNETKLFKKNSLLYNYWQANSKSEDNSIIITEGFFDVIALFKAEIYNAVGLMGTALTNNHFRLLKNKKVVIFLDGDDAGQKASLKSAKFLLDHRIDTYIVRNTTKYDPDELFNSYGADILHKLIKEAPAALDFIYENLSKKYNLSVSPNNEIKNVKAFCNDFVNFLEHQEINVQEFYKNKIQTDYGFSIQVKHNFKLPDPYDSQEIYAPQQFPEDSGEYQLLENNIPPYAYDEQNYNQVVEYSNNVNNFNHPLNNEVPLSDYWINNLFYLLLNHTELIKLFKEREDTHKDLMFFGKLNNEDLKKELYQTFRESKSIKVAKLKEYIKDLEQENVDIDLNQFSKKYKEDKIIKQNFKDVYRRALKESDNAYNKYTSNPEVLKQISSIKKMYDEHKEKLREMQKRKEKNE, from the coding sequence ATGAGTAATAATAACCATGAAATAGTTGACTCAATTATTGCAAGTAATGATATTGTTGATGTTATCAACTCATTTGTTACTTTAAGCAAAAAAGGTCGTAGTTTTGTTTGCATTTGTCCTTTTCACCAAGACACAAATCCATCAATGAATGTCGACCCTAAAAAGCAAATATTTAAATGCTTTGTCTGCCAAGTTGGTGGTAATGTTTTAACATTTTTAATGAAATACAAAAAATGAACTTTCCAAGAATCACTAGAATATTTAGCTAATCGTAGTAATATCAATGTTGACTTAAGTTCATTCCAAAAATCAATAAGTCGTTACAATGAAGAAGACTTAAAAATAATTGAAATCAACAACAAAGCTAATTCACTTTTTAAACTAGAATTAATAAAAAGAAAAAACAAAGAATTAAAAGATTTTATTCATAAAAGAGCATTAACTAGTGAAATCATTCAGGCTTTTGATATTGGTTATAGTGAAGAAGAAAGTTTCAATTCAATTTTTGCAAATGAGTTAGAAAATATTCCTGACTTATTAGTCAAAGCAAGTTTAATTAATAGTCATAACAAAAGTGTCGCATTTAAGAATAGAATTACTTTTGCTATTAAAGATGAACAAGGTGAAATAGTTGGATTTAGTGCTCGTGCTTTAGACAATGATACTAAACCTAAATATATCAATAGTAATGAAACTAAACTTTTCAAAAAGAATTCTCTTTTATATAACTATTGACAAGCTAATAGTAAAAGCGAAGACAATTCAATCATAATTACTGAAGGATTTTTTGATGTTATTGCACTTTTTAAAGCTGAAATCTATAATGCTGTTGGTTTAATGGGTACAGCTTTAACCAATAATCATTTCCGATTACTAAAAAACAAAAAAGTAGTCATCTTTTTAGATGGTGATGATGCTGGTCAAAAAGCTTCACTAAAAAGTGCTAAGTTTTTATTAGACCATCGTATTGACACTTACATAGTACGTAACACAACTAAATATGACCCCGATGAATTATTTAATAGTTATGGTGCCGATATTCTTCACAAGTTAATTAAAGAAGCTCCAGCTGCATTAGATTTTATTTATGAAAATTTAAGCAAGAAATATAATCTCAGTGTTTCGCCAAACAATGAAATCAAAAATGTTAAAGCTTTTTGCAATGACTTTGTTAACTTCCTTGAACACCAAGAAATTAATGTTCAAGAATTCTACAAAAACAAAATTCAAACCGATTATGGTTTTAGCATTCAAGTAAAACACAACTTTAAGTTGCCTGATCCTTATGATTCTCAAGAAATTTATGCACCACAACAATTTCCAGAAGACTCAGGTGAATATCAATTATTAGAAAACAATATTCCCCCTTATGCTTATGATGAACAAAATTATAATCAAGTAGTTGAATACAGCAATAATGTCAATAATTTTAATCACCCTTTAAATAACGAAGTGCCATTAAGCGATTATTGAATTAACAATCTTTTCTATTTATTACTTAATCACACTGAATTAATTAAGCTATTTAAAGAAAGAGAAGATACACACAAAGACTTAATGTTTTTCGGTAAATTAAATAATGAAGATTTAAAAAAAGAACTTTATCAAACATTTAGAGAAAGTAAAAGTATTAAGGTTGCTAAATTAAAGGAATATATCAAAGACTTAGAACAGGAAAATGTTGATATCGATTTAAATCAATTTTCAAAAAAATACAAAGAGGATAAAATTATTAAACAAAACTTTAAAGATGTTTATCGCCGAGCATTAAAGGAATCAGATAATGCTTATAATAAATACACAAGCAATCCTGAAGTTTTGAAACAAATCAGCAGTATCAAAAAAATGTATGATGAACACAAAGAAAAATTAAGAGAAATGCAAAAAAGAAAGGAAAAAAATGAATAA
- a CDS encoding RNA polymerase sigma factor has product MNKANEIKSIISMIKKHAKSLKKKQISQSEVYDYLDSIKVEIDDESMDEVLGQLFESGLILDESDEGDLDDVSLDELDSELEFEEKSKKDENTDEMDVKNKKSDLYDEDLDEDDNYNLVGSYGDDDESQEYIIEDDYVDSSYDEDDEDEDEEELSSKKKSKKSKNNEDEDSLELESYENEEINLNDNKVIKDKDLTNKLTETNDIVKWYMRWIGKYGKLLTIEEEKKLAQEMEKGGFRGKRARDKLIKRNLRLVINNAKKYKNRGLSFIDLISEGNSGIVKAVSKYNVSKGFKFSTYATWWIRQAITRAVADQARTIRVPVHMVETINKITKIERELQQELGYEPTDEMIAERYGNGYDAEKVRYIRKINIDPISLDKQIGKENDSSFSDFVKDESVVNPVDYASQEELVETLNSILEKSLDDDERILICKRFGVGVDENGNKYPIHSLEKLAEERNVSKERIRQIENKILRKLKSSTRKGRHLKDFIK; this is encoded by the coding sequence ATGAATAAAGCAAATGAAATTAAATCAATAATCTCAATGATTAAAAAACATGCAAAAAGCTTAAAGAAAAAACAAATAAGTCAGTCTGAAGTTTATGATTATTTAGATTCAATTAAAGTTGAAATTGATGATGAATCAATGGACGAAGTTTTAGGCCAACTTTTTGAATCAGGCTTAATTCTTGATGAAAGCGACGAGGGCGATTTAGACGATGTTAGTTTAGATGAATTAGACTCAGAATTAGAATTCGAAGAAAAAAGCAAAAAAGACGAAAACACCGATGAAATGGATGTTAAAAACAAAAAAAGTGATTTATATGACGAAGATTTAGATGAAGATGATAACTACAATTTAGTTGGTTCATATGGTGACGATGATGAAAGTCAAGAATACATTATTGAAGATGACTATGTTGATTCAAGTTATGATGAAGATGACGAAGATGAAGACGAAGAAGAATTAAGCAGTAAGAAAAAATCGAAAAAAAGTAAAAATAATGAAGATGAAGATTCACTTGAACTTGAATCTTATGAAAATGAAGAAATTAACCTTAATGATAACAAAGTAATTAAAGATAAAGATTTAACCAACAAACTTACCGAAACTAATGATATTGTTAAATGATACATGCGTTGAATTGGTAAATATGGAAAACTTTTAACCATTGAAGAAGAAAAGAAACTTGCTCAAGAAATGGAAAAAGGTGGCTTTAGAGGAAAACGTGCTAGGGATAAACTTATCAAACGTAATTTACGTTTAGTTATCAATAATGCTAAAAAATACAAAAATAGAGGACTTAGCTTTATTGACTTAATCTCAGAAGGTAACTCAGGTATCGTAAAAGCAGTTTCAAAATATAACGTTTCAAAAGGCTTTAAATTCTCAACATATGCAACTTGATGAATTCGTCAAGCAATAACTCGCGCTGTAGCTGATCAAGCTAGAACTATCAGAGTACCTGTTCACATGGTTGAAACTATTAACAAAATCACTAAAATTGAACGTGAATTGCAACAAGAATTAGGTTATGAACCAACTGATGAAATGATTGCTGAAAGATATGGCAATGGCTATGACGCTGAAAAAGTTAGATACATTAGAAAAATCAACATTGACCCTATTTCTTTAGACAAACAAATTGGTAAAGAAAATGATTCATCATTTAGTGACTTTGTTAAAGATGAAAGTGTTGTTAATCCAGTTGATTATGCTTCACAAGAAGAATTAGTGGAAACACTAAATTCAATTCTTGAAAAATCACTTGATGATGATGAAAGAATTTTAATCTGCAAACGTTTCGGAGTTGGAGTTGACGAAAATGGAAATAAATACCCAATTCACTCACTTGAAAAATTAGCAGAAGAAAGAAATGTTTCTAAAGAAAGAATTCGTCAAATTGAAAACAAAATTTTAAGAAAACTTAAAAGTAGCACACGTAAAGGACGTCACTTGAAAGATTTCATTAAATAA
- a CDS encoding SdpI family protein yields MKEMQIISYVLLSITLLLAIIGTIFGTNFYWKTPKLNKVFSYRTKLSLKNHEYFYYANHTFGRGLFSQSIVILILSFISCSIVFSLKDYHYLFIIIFAIWFLSFFSIIIYIELKLKKRDKIITDL; encoded by the coding sequence ATGAAAGAAATGCAAATTATAAGTTATGTTTTATTATCAATAACTTTATTATTAGCTATTATCGGAACAATTTTTGGAACAAATTTTTATTGAAAAACTCCTAAGCTTAATAAAGTTTTTAGCTATAGAACAAAATTATCATTAAAAAATCATGAATACTTTTATTATGCAAATCACACTTTTGGAAGAGGTTTGTTTTCTCAAAGTATAGTCATTTTAATATTGTCTTTTATTTCTTGCAGCATTGTTTTTTCACTTAAAGATTATCATTATTTATTCATAATAATTTTTGCAATTTGATTTTTGAGTTTCTTTTCAATCATTATTTACATTGAATTAAAACTTAAAAAAAGAGACAAAATAATTACAGATTTATAA
- the lon gene encoding endopeptidase La, with the protein MKEKILLLDVLDKEYLSDAVYNHETKILEIKTKNQSFSDQYLNHLFNYFESISHDEKKEKNDQAKYLFIGYFDYAKNKYDGSDESRKKIVTKSNNVNKYCSYVRVLDLNIEYKQDSKEIDRYKLKVKGIGRYKITHLEDNSEKTPENSYNVEFAVASKSSYENKLSKDSVKKLNVLDKTITNLVEKGLWSKILDHNLSLKESEGAQSKWMEESMFNTPRWDEDYDESGENIVEALLIYFALNSLYKMDIFNLDSVNDHIDYLSLLLYSYRNFGWTPKEKGIINSLKFFDENYTKTKSINTNSKAAVKYFETEAIFRANEIKEVAKEYNEENEKTKKVQENKKNLLTKKPKSEKDSKDPIAEALLENEINQKVKSNLEKQQKEFLLREKLKAIKESLSENDSEGDEEDDSFSKLIHDPKLKQIYPESVLKIISTEKERLKGMMSGTPDANVAATYISTLKKMPWRKIEVETLDIKRAKEVLDKNHYGLEKVKERIIEYLSLIINHKNLSKKSDQDKLIDIDKNYQIDMSLFKEDEKNAKLQTEFNNVPILTLVGPPGTGKTSLARAIAEALNKSYIKISLGGVHDESEIRGHRRTYVGSMPGKIIKAIQRAGVSNPLILLDEIDKMSSDYKGDPASAMLEVLDPEQNTKFQDNYLEHEYDLSKVMFIATANYYENIPAPLIDRVEIIELNSYTINEKIKIAREHLIDSTIQQAGLKKEQFNIDDKTLEFIIKHYTAEAGVRGLKRDLDKIARKIVTRIVEGEKIAKFTITKDIVTEMLGTPKFTDHQDTKEPQVGVVNGLAYTSIGGTTLQIEVSSFKSKNSGIKLTGSLKDVMKESANIALSYVRANAEKFDIKDFAFDEREIHIHVPEGAVPKDGPSAGVTFTTALVSALSNKPVPQDIAMTGEITLRGRVFEIGGLKEKSFAAYKKGIKTVFIPKDNEKNLADIPEEVKKAITFIPVETYEEIYNHIFKDQKPTTDKSDSTKKSIKQANKK; encoded by the coding sequence ATGAAAGAAAAAATCTTACTGTTGGACGTCTTAGATAAAGAATATTTATCTGACGCAGTTTATAATCATGAAACAAAAATTTTAGAAATAAAAACAAAAAACCAAAGTTTTAGTGATCAATATTTAAATCACTTGTTTAATTATTTTGAATCAATTAGTCATGATGAAAAGAAAGAAAAAAATGACCAAGCTAAATATTTATTTATTGGTTATTTTGACTACGCAAAAAACAAATATGATGGCAGCGATGAAAGCAGAAAAAAAATAGTTACAAAAAGTAACAATGTAAACAAATATTGTTCTTATGTTAGAGTGCTTGATTTAAATATTGAATACAAACAAGATTCAAAAGAAATCGATAGATATAAACTTAAAGTAAAAGGAATTGGACGTTATAAAATTACTCATTTAGAAGATAATAGTGAAAAAACACCTGAAAATTCATATAATGTTGAATTTGCAGTTGCTTCAAAAAGTTCTTATGAAAATAAATTAAGTAAAGATTCAGTTAAAAAATTAAATGTATTAGATAAAACTATTACAAACTTAGTTGAAAAAGGATTATGAAGCAAAATTTTAGATCATAATTTAAGCTTAAAAGAATCAGAAGGAGCACAAAGTAAATGAATGGAAGAAAGCATGTTTAACACGCCTCGTTGAGATGAAGATTATGATGAATCTGGCGAAAATATTGTTGAAGCCCTTTTAATTTATTTTGCTTTAAATAGCCTTTATAAGATGGATATCTTTAACTTAGATTCAGTTAATGACCATATTGATTACTTGTCATTATTACTTTATTCATATCGTAATTTTGGTTGAACTCCAAAAGAAAAAGGGATCATTAATTCACTTAAATTTTTTGACGAAAACTATACTAAAACAAAAAGCATTAACACAAATTCAAAAGCAGCTGTAAAATACTTTGAAACAGAAGCAATTTTTAGAGCTAATGAAATTAAAGAAGTTGCAAAAGAATACAACGAAGAAAATGAAAAAACTAAAAAAGTTCAAGAAAACAAAAAAAACTTATTAACTAAAAAACCTAAGAGTGAAAAAGATTCTAAAGATCCTATTGCTGAAGCTTTATTAGAAAATGAAATAAACCAAAAAGTTAAAAGTAATTTAGAAAAACAACAAAAAGAATTTCTTTTAAGAGAAAAACTTAAAGCTATTAAAGAAAGTCTTTCAGAAAATGATTCAGAAGGTGATGAAGAAGATGACTCATTTTCAAAACTTATTCATGATCCTAAATTAAAACAAATTTATCCTGAAAGTGTTTTAAAAATTATCTCTACAGAAAAGGAAAGACTTAAAGGTATGATGTCAGGAACACCAGATGCTAATGTTGCTGCTACTTACATCAGCACATTAAAGAAAATGCCTTGAAGAAAAATAGAAGTTGAAACTTTAGACATCAAACGTGCCAAAGAAGTTTTAGATAAAAATCACTACGGCTTAGAAAAAGTTAAAGAACGTATTATTGAATACTTATCATTAATTATTAACCATAAAAACTTATCTAAAAAATCAGACCAAGACAAATTAATTGATATTGACAAAAATTATCAAATTGATATGTCCTTATTTAAAGAAGATGAAAAAAATGCTAAATTACAAACAGAATTTAACAATGTTCCTATTCTTACTTTAGTTGGTCCTCCAGGTACTGGTAAAACCTCTTTAGCCAGAGCTATTGCTGAAGCGCTTAACAAAAGTTACATTAAAATTAGTCTTGGTGGTGTGCATGATGAAAGTGAAATTAGAGGTCACAGACGTACTTATGTAGGTTCAATGCCAGGTAAAATTATTAAAGCTATCCAAAGAGCTGGTGTATCTAACCCACTTATTTTATTGGATGAAATTGACAAAATGTCATCTGATTATAAAGGTGATCCAGCTAGTGCAATGCTTGAAGTATTAGATCCTGAACAAAACACAAAATTCCAAGATAACTATCTTGAACATGAATATGACTTATCAAAAGTTATGTTTATTGCAACTGCTAACTACTACGAAAATATTCCTGCTCCTTTAATTGACCGTGTGGAAATTATCGAATTAAACTCATATACAATTAATGAAAAAATTAAAATTGCACGTGAACACTTAATTGATTCTACAATTCAACAAGCAGGTCTTAAAAAAGAACAATTCAATATTGATGATAAAACACTAGAATTTATTATCAAACACTATACAGCTGAAGCTGGTGTTCGTGGACTTAAGAGAGATTTAGATAAAATTGCTCGTAAAATAGTTACAAGAATTGTTGAAGGTGAAAAAATTGCTAAATTTACAATAACAAAAGATATTGTTACTGAAATGTTAGGTACTCCTAAATTTACAGATCACCAAGATACGAAAGAACCTCAAGTTGGAGTTGTTAACGGTTTAGCTTACACTTCAATAGGTGGAACAACATTGCAAATCGAAGTTTCAAGCTTCAAGAGTAAAAATAGCGGTATCAAATTAACCGGTTCGCTTAAAGATGTTATGAAGGAATCAGCCAATATTGCTCTTTCATATGTAAGAGCTAATGCTGAAAAATTTGATATTAAAGATTTTGCTTTTGATGAAAGAGAAATTCATATTCACGTTCCAGAAGGAGCTGTTCCTAAAGATGGGCCTAGTGCTGGTGTAACATTTACAACTGCTTTAGTTAGTGCTTTAAGTAATAAACCTGTACCTCAAGATATTGCAATGACAGGTGAAATTACTTTAAGAGGTCGTGTTTTTGAAATTGGTGGATTAAAAGAAAAATCATTTGCTGCATATAAAAAAGGAATCAAAACTGTATTTATTCCAAAAGACAATGAAAAGAATTTAGCAGATATTCCTGAAGAAGTTAAAAAAGCAATTACCTTTATTCCAGTTGAAACTTATGAAGAAATTTATAATCACATTTTTAAAGATCAAAAGCCTACAACTGATAAAAGCGATTCGACTAAAAAGTCTATAAAACAGGCAAATAAGAAATAA
- a CDS encoding glycine--tRNA ligase, protein MKNNEKNMTTLINHLKASGFVYQGSEIYGGLANTWDYGPLGSLLKDNIEAAWKSEFIKKEKNNHLLDSKILMNPQVWVTSGHVINFNDPLIENKVNGKRYRADKLVQEIDPNIIPEKMTNDEIKKFLEKNLKEYDGAKTNWSDIRKFNLMFETKQGVTEETKNKIYLRPETAQGIFVNFKNVQRSMRSKLPMGIGQVGKSFRNEVTPGNFIFRTREFEQMELEVFCHPKEANKLYKYYIKKAEKFAEYLGLSKENVRIREHEKEELSHYSSGTSDIEYLFPFGWGELLGIANRTDYDLNAHMKATGENLEYVDPVTNEKFVPFVIEPSIGLDRLMLAILIDSYDEEKLEKDDSRVVLHLHKNLAPYQVAVLPLVKKLNDKATEVYEKLLKAGLSVTYDETGSIGKRYRRQDAIGTPYCVTIDFDSLEKNTVTIRDRDSMKQKTVLINNLLKEL, encoded by the coding sequence ATGAAGAATAATGAAAAAAATATGACTACTTTAATAAATCATTTAAAAGCTAGTGGATTTGTTTATCAAGGTAGTGAAATTTATGGTGGTTTAGCTAATACTTGAGACTATGGTCCTCTTGGTTCACTTTTAAAGGATAATATTGAAGCTGCTTGAAAAAGCGAATTTATTAAAAAAGAAAAAAACAACCATTTACTAGATTCAAAAATTTTAATGAATCCTCAAGTTTGAGTAACTTCAGGTCATGTTATTAACTTTAATGATCCTTTAATTGAAAACAAAGTTAATGGCAAAAGATATCGTGCTGACAAATTAGTTCAAGAGATTGATCCTAACATTATTCCAGAAAAAATGACTAATGATGAAATCAAAAAATTCCTTGAAAAGAATCTTAAAGAATACGATGGTGCTAAAACTAACTGAAGCGATATTAGAAAATTTAACTTAATGTTTGAAACCAAACAAGGAGTTACAGAAGAAACCAAAAACAAAATTTACTTACGTCCTGAAACTGCTCAAGGTATTTTTGTTAACTTTAAAAACGTACAAAGAAGCATGCGTTCAAAATTACCTATGGGCATAGGGCAAGTTGGAAAAAGTTTCAGAAATGAAGTAACACCAGGTAACTTTATTTTCCGTACTCGTGAATTTGAACAAATGGAACTTGAAGTATTTTGCCATCCAAAAGAAGCAAACAAACTTTACAAATACTACATTAAAAAAGCTGAAAAATTTGCTGAATATTTAGGCTTAAGCAAAGAAAATGTTCGTATCAGAGAACATGAAAAAGAAGAACTAAGTCATTATTCTTCAGGCACAAGTGACATTGAATATCTTTTCCCTTTTGGCTGAGGTGAACTTTTAGGAATAGCTAATCGTACTGACTATGATTTAAATGCTCATATGAAAGCTACTGGTGAAAACTTAGAATATGTTGACCCTGTAACAAACGAAAAATTTGTTCCTTTTGTTATTGAACCTTCAATAGGACTTGACCGTTTAATGTTAGCAATTTTAATTGATTCATATGACGAAGAAAAACTTGAAAAAGATGACTCAAGAGTTGTTTTACATCTACACAAAAATTTAGCTCCTTATCAAGTTGCAGTTTTACCTTTAGTTAAAAAACTAAATGATAAAGCAACAGAAGTTTATGAAAAATTACTAAAAGCAGGCTTATCTGTAACTTATGATGAAACTGGATCAATAGGCAAAAGATACCGTCGTCAAGATGCTATTGGTACACCTTATTGTGTTACAATAGACTTTGATTCACTTGAAAAAAATACTGTAACAATTAGAGACAGAGACAGTATGAAACAAAAAACTGTACTAATTAATAATTTACTAAAAGAACTATAA
- a CDS encoding Nif3-like dinuclear metal center hexameric protein produces the protein MQIRKVTKYLLEKWPLDLKEEWDPSGFSIKFNLSEPLRSIVCAIDLTKEVFEKALEIDANLIIIHHPFKFEASWDDEDIKAPYKRSIYQKCKEKRINVLAFHTNYDNQYYGTSYQIIKKLGLENYRQNYEHNYPNLVNYKTTFNDLVKKIKTTFGFKAMRTNLHKDLWNNEISKIAFLSGAGYISEVNAINNLNYDLIITSDIKWSDWIVYKETKANILEISHLDEQVFADDAYKIIKEKFPGVKIELVHINEPYWNI, from the coding sequence ATGCAAATTAGAAAAGTAACAAAATATTTATTAGAAAAGTGACCACTTGATCTTAAAGAAGAATGAGACCCAAGTGGTTTTTCTATTAAATTCAATTTATCAGAACCTTTACGTAGTATAGTTTGTGCTATTGACTTAACCAAAGAAGTTTTCGAAAAAGCTTTAGAAATAGATGCTAATTTAATCATCATTCATCACCCTTTTAAATTTGAAGCATCTTGAGATGATGAAGATATCAAAGCTCCATACAAAAGATCAATTTATCAAAAATGCAAAGAAAAAAGAATTAATGTTTTAGCTTTTCATACTAACTATGACAACCAATACTATGGAACTTCATATCAAATCATAAAAAAATTAGGACTTGAAAATTATCGCCAAAATTATGAACATAATTATCCTAATTTAGTAAATTACAAAACTACTTTTAATGATTTAGTTAAAAAAATTAAAACAACTTTTGGCTTCAAAGCTATGCGTACAAATTTACATAAAGACCTATGAAACAATGAAATTAGTAAAATTGCTTTCCTTTCAGGGGCTGGATATATTTCAGAAGTTAATGCTATAAATAATTTAAATTATGATCTTATTATTACAAGCGATATTAAATGAAGTGACTGAATAGTTTATAAAGAAACCAAAGCCAATATTTTAGAAATTTCTCACCTTGATGAACAAGTTTTCGCAGATGATGCATATAAAATAATCAAAGAAAAATTCCCTGGAGTTAAAATTGAATTAGTTCATATTAATGAACCATATTGAAACATTTAA
- a CDS encoding dUTP diphosphatase produces the protein MNLTKIFTMQKDLDKAIAARNDIDAKTSKSKIKEFHYMKLLALLVETAEFANEVQTFKYWKAKKQIDKDKALEEFADILHFVGSFAYQYEVDPNITPLIMSKDVNKQICLLFQTISSATNNINKYVIGEILALTLGVAKLLGYSQKDLLEAYYNKNKKNYERIKNKY, from the coding sequence ATGAATTTAACAAAAATATTTACAATGCAAAAAGATCTTGACAAAGCTATTGCAGCTCGTAATGATATTGATGCAAAGACTTCAAAAAGCAAAATTAAAGAATTTCACTACATGAAATTATTAGCTTTACTTGTTGAAACGGCAGAATTTGCAAATGAAGTCCAAACATTCAAATATTGAAAAGCAAAAAAACAAATTGATAAAGACAAAGCTTTAGAAGAATTTGCTGATATATTGCACTTTGTTGGCTCTTTTGCTTATCAATATGAAGTTGATCCTAACATCACACCATTAATAATGAGTAAGGATGTTAATAAACAAATTTGCTTATTATTCCAAACAATTTCTTCAGCAACAAATAACATCAATAAATATGTTATTGGAGAAATATTAGCTTTAACTTTAGGGGTTGCTAAATTATTAGGTTACAGTCAAAAAGATCTTTTAGAAGCTTATTACAACAAAAACAAAAAGAATTACGAACGCATTAAAAATAAATATTAG